From the genome of Symphalangus syndactylus isolate Jambi chromosome 5, NHGRI_mSymSyn1-v2.1_pri, whole genome shotgun sequence, one region includes:
- the ITFG2 gene encoding KICSTOR complex protein ITFG2 isoform X1, producing MRSVSYVQRVALEFSGSLFPHAICLGDVDNDTLNELVVGDTSGKVSVYKNDDSRPWLTCSCQGMLTCVGVGDVCNKGKNLLVAVSAEGWFHLFDLTPAKMLDASGHHETLIGEEQRPVFKQHIPANTKVMLISDIDGDGCRELVVGYTDRVVRAFRWEELGEGPEHLTGQLVSLKKWMLEGQVDSLSVTLGPLGLPELMVSQPGCAYAILLCTWKKDTGSSPASEGPTDGSRETPAVRDVVLHQTSGRIHNKNVSTHLIGNIKQGHGTESSGSGLFALCTLDGTLKLMEEMEEADKLLWSVQVDHQLFALEKLDVTGNGHEEVVACAWDGQTYIIDHNRTVVRFQVDENIRAFCAGLYACKGGHNSPCLVYVTFNQKIYVYWEVQLERMESTNLVKLLETKPEYHSLLQELGVDPDDLPVTRALLHQTLYHPDQPPQCAPSSLQDPT from the exons ATGAGGTCAGTTAGCTACGTGCAGCGCGTGGCGCTGGAGTTCAGCGGGAGCCTCTTCCCGCACGCAATCTGCCTCGGAGACGTTGATAACGATACG TTAAATGAACTGGTGGTGGGAGACACCAGCGGGAAGGTGTCTGTGTATAAAAATGATGACAGTCGGCCATGGCTCACCTGTTCCTGCCAGGGAATG CTGACTTGCGTTGGGGTTGGAGACGTATGTAATAAAGGAAAG AACCTGTTGGTGGCAGTGAGTGCTGAAGGCTGGTTTCATTTGTTTGACCTGACACCTGCCAAGATGTTGGATGCTTCTGGGCACCACGAGACACTAATTGGAGAGGAGCAGCGTCCAGTCTTCAAGCAGCACATCCCCGCCAACACCAAGGTCATGCTGATCAGCGACATCG ATGGAGATGGGTGTCGTGAGCTGGTGGTGGGCTACACAGACCGTGTGGTGCGAGCTTTCCGCTGGGAGGAGCTGGGTGAGGGTCCTGAACATCTGACAGGGCAGCTGGTGTCCCTCAAGAAATGGATGCTGGAGGGTCAG GTGGACAGCCTCTCAGTGACTCTGGGACCACTGGGCCTTCCTGAACTGATGGTGTCTCAGCCAGGCTGTGCTTATGCAATTCTACTGTGTACCTGGAAAAAGGACACTGGGTCCTCTCCTGCCTCTGAAGGGCCCACGGATGGCAGTAG GGAGACCCCAGCTGTCCGAGATGTGGTGCTGCACCAAACATCTGGCCGTATCCACAACAAGAATGTCTCCACTCACCTAATTGGCAACATCAAACAAG GCCACGGCACTGAGAGTAGTGGCTCTGGCCTCTTTGCCCTGTGCACCCTGGATG GGACACTGAAGCTCatggaagaaatggaagaagCAGACAAGCTGCTATGGTCagtgcaggtggatcaccagctGTTTGCCCTGGAGAAATTGGATGTCACC GGCAACGGGCATGAGGAGGTAGTTGCATGCGCCTGGGATGGACAGACCTATATCATTGATCACAACCGCACCGTCGTCCGCTTCCAAGTGGATGAAAATATCCGTGCCTTCTGTGCAG GGCTGTACGCCTGCAAAGGGGGCCACAACAGCCCCTGCCTCGTATATGTCACTTTCAACCAGAAGATCTATGTGTACTGGGAGGTGCAGCTGGAGCGGATGGAGTCTACCAATCTGGTGAAACTGCTGGAGACCAAGCCGGAGTACCACAGCCTGCTGCAGGAGCTGGGCGTGG ATCCTGACGACCTCCCTGTGACTCGTGCCCTGCTTCACCAAACGCTCTACCATCCAGACCAGCCACCGCAGTGTGCTCCCTCCAGCCTCCAGGATCCCACCTAG
- the ITFG2 gene encoding KICSTOR complex protein ITFG2 isoform X2: protein MRSVSYVQRVALEFSGSLFPHAICLGDVDNDTLNELVVGDTSGKVSVYKNDDSRPWLTCSCQGMLTCVGVGDVCNKGKNLLVAVSAEGWFHLFDLTPAKMLDASGHHETLIGEEQRPVFKQHIPANTKVMLISDIDGDGCRELVVGYTDRVVRAFRWEELGEGPEHLTGQLVSLKKWMLEGQVDSLSVTLGPLGLPELMVSQPGCAYAILLCTWKKDTGSSPASEGPTDGSRETPAVRDVVLHQTSGRIHNKNVSTHLIGNIKQGTLKLMEEMEEADKLLWSVQVDHQLFALEKLDVTGNGHEEVVACAWDGQTYIIDHNRTVVRFQVDENIRAFCAGLYACKGGHNSPCLVYVTFNQKIYVYWEVQLERMESTNLVKLLETKPEYHSLLQELGVDPDDLPVTRALLHQTLYHPDQPPQCAPSSLQDPT from the exons ATGAGGTCAGTTAGCTACGTGCAGCGCGTGGCGCTGGAGTTCAGCGGGAGCCTCTTCCCGCACGCAATCTGCCTCGGAGACGTTGATAACGATACG TTAAATGAACTGGTGGTGGGAGACACCAGCGGGAAGGTGTCTGTGTATAAAAATGATGACAGTCGGCCATGGCTCACCTGTTCCTGCCAGGGAATG CTGACTTGCGTTGGGGTTGGAGACGTATGTAATAAAGGAAAG AACCTGTTGGTGGCAGTGAGTGCTGAAGGCTGGTTTCATTTGTTTGACCTGACACCTGCCAAGATGTTGGATGCTTCTGGGCACCACGAGACACTAATTGGAGAGGAGCAGCGTCCAGTCTTCAAGCAGCACATCCCCGCCAACACCAAGGTCATGCTGATCAGCGACATCG ATGGAGATGGGTGTCGTGAGCTGGTGGTGGGCTACACAGACCGTGTGGTGCGAGCTTTCCGCTGGGAGGAGCTGGGTGAGGGTCCTGAACATCTGACAGGGCAGCTGGTGTCCCTCAAGAAATGGATGCTGGAGGGTCAG GTGGACAGCCTCTCAGTGACTCTGGGACCACTGGGCCTTCCTGAACTGATGGTGTCTCAGCCAGGCTGTGCTTATGCAATTCTACTGTGTACCTGGAAAAAGGACACTGGGTCCTCTCCTGCCTCTGAAGGGCCCACGGATGGCAGTAG GGAGACCCCAGCTGTCCGAGATGTGGTGCTGCACCAAACATCTGGCCGTATCCACAACAAGAATGTCTCCACTCACCTAATTGGCAACATCAAACAAG GGACACTGAAGCTCatggaagaaatggaagaagCAGACAAGCTGCTATGGTCagtgcaggtggatcaccagctGTTTGCCCTGGAGAAATTGGATGTCACC GGCAACGGGCATGAGGAGGTAGTTGCATGCGCCTGGGATGGACAGACCTATATCATTGATCACAACCGCACCGTCGTCCGCTTCCAAGTGGATGAAAATATCCGTGCCTTCTGTGCAG GGCTGTACGCCTGCAAAGGGGGCCACAACAGCCCCTGCCTCGTATATGTCACTTTCAACCAGAAGATCTATGTGTACTGGGAGGTGCAGCTGGAGCGGATGGAGTCTACCAATCTGGTGAAACTGCTGGAGACCAAGCCGGAGTACCACAGCCTGCTGCAGGAGCTGGGCGTGG ATCCTGACGACCTCCCTGTGACTCGTGCCCTGCTTCACCAAACGCTCTACCATCCAGACCAGCCACCGCAGTGTGCTCCCTCCAGCCTCCAGGATCCCACCTAG
- the NRIP2 gene encoding nuclear receptor-interacting protein 2, translated as MWNPGARVQLSECALIKTLWQYAKQFTALSLSPSLSLSHTHTYTHTHTYTHTHTPHPPPALTRTPALGTRPSQPAVGPANPPSLLGLGFFQPESPSLYSGLGKLETDALLLHAIYFPLSLPRRPSCWKESCSTGRRQAGRSREDLVTPHPPASSPWPTPPAGAMSTKQEARRDEGKARTKGQEAQLRDRAHLSQQRRLKQATQFLHKDSADLLPLDSLKRLGTSKDLQPHSVIQRRLVEGNPKWLQGESPRVQALTHGQESRRKTSRTEIPALLVNCKCQDQLLRVAVDTGTQYNRISAGCLSRLGLEKRVLKPSAGDLAPGPPTQVEQLELQLGQETVVCSAQVMDVESPEFCLGLQTLLSLKCCIDLEHGVLRLKAPFSELPFLPLYQEPGQ; from the exons atgtggaaccCCGGAGCCCGTGTGCAGCTGTCTGAGTGTGCACTGATAAAAACACTCTGGCAATATGCCAAACAG TTTACagcactgtctctctctccttctctctctctctcacacacacacacatacacacacacacacacatacacacacacacacacgccccatCCACCCCCCGCTCTGACCAGGACCCCAGCTTTGGGGACGCGGCCAAGTCAGCCAGCTGTGGGCCCTGCCAACCCTCCCTCTCTTCTAGGACTGGGTTTTTTCCAGCCGGAGTCTCCCTCCCTCTACAGCGGTCTCGGGAAACTGGAGACTGACGCGCTGCTCCTGCACgctatttattttcctctttctctcccgcGGAGACCCTCCTGTTGGAAAGAGAGCTGCAGCACGGGACGGAGACAGGCAGGAAGAAGCAGAGAGGACTTGGTGACGCCCCACCCCCCCGCCAGCAGCCCCTGGCCCACTCCTCCAGCAGGGGCCATGAGCACCAAGCAGGAGGCCAGGAGAGATGAGGGAAAAGCCAGGACGAAGGGGCAGGAGGCACAGCTTCGAGACCGAGcccacctgagccagcagcgCCGGCTCAAACAGGCCACCCAGTTCCTGCACAAGGACTCGGCCGACCTGCTCCCTCTGGACAGCCTCAAGAGACTCGGCACCTCCAAGGACTTG CAGCCGCACAGTGTGATCCAAAGACGCCTGGTGGAGGGAAACCCGAAATGGCTTCAGGGGGAGTCTCCCCGGGTGCAGGCCCTGACTCATGGCcaggagagcaggaggaagaccAGCAGGACAGAGATTCCAGCTCTTCTGGTCAACTGCAAG TGCCAGGACCAGCTGCTTAGAGTGGCCGTGGACACAGGCACCCAATACAATCGGATCTCTGCTGGATGTCTCAGCCGCCTGGG GTTAGAGAAAAGAGTCCTAAAACCCTCAGCTGGGGACCTGGCCCCTGGGCCCCCAACCCAGGTGGAGCAGTTGGAGCTACAGCTGGGGCAGGAGACTGTGGTGTGCTCGGCACAGGTGATGG ATGTTGAGAGTCCTGAATTCTGCCTGGGCCTGCAGACTCTGCTTTCTCTCAAG TGCTGCATCGACCTGGAGCACGGAGTGCTGCGGCTGAAAGCCCCGTTCTCAGAGCTGCCCTTCCTGCCTTTGTACCAAGAGCCTGGCCAGTGA